A window of Longimicrobiales bacterium contains these coding sequences:
- a CDS encoding outer membrane beta-barrel family protein, producing the protein MKSALLLPALLLCGALPQALTAQDLPQVGGPGRITGTVVDADSTPLAGVTITLRSAEDSTVVTGVLTEASGGFVLESLPLGDYRIRVSFIGFKSRNSETISLTAASSTADLGTIDLEVSAVALDAVVAEAERSGVIIEADRTIYGTAAMPVAETGTGIDVLRAVPELEIDVDNNVKLRGNRPVAIHINGRPAPLRGEQLANFLEQLPGNRIERVEVMPNPSARHDPEGMGGIVNIVLQDDLDLGLSGSLSANASTRNRQFLSGRLNYQRGGLTLFAGGGVNRYGMEYTSYDRRENLLADPITVVEQNATRDNRSRGWNLDWTAELKVGAQATLWSNAWMYSSSGSGGGVTGYDIFNEGHVELERYDRLSDESQGWHSYNIGAGFKQVFEQQKRELTIDARWTNGGHESEIFMTRHMHVQNGEPADLTDEITDNDQDVGDGQLSIQADYFAPLFGGRVDLGYKAWQRTQNGDNLLRIYASPDDDVPSTRAASGFDFEEIFHSLYWTWARTFGQFGIQGGLRAERAETEFLSLVTGDEFDRPYNTLFPSANLSWTPKPGRTLRLLYSKRINRPHPYYLDPAVPVTDPLNRYAGNPNLRPSHTQSITLDGSITGRLGTLRIAPYYRYSTDVWERIRTVDEEGVATSRWENAASSKAYGSSFTISLPPSGRVTGSTSFSVYRDERDGSNIAGQHRRAAFLWSLGGNVGVKIRESLTSQMYANYFPQQSILQGRASGYLFTSISLRQQMFGNKGSISLSVSDPLNLYSYDSSTRDATHVQVSRSSFSSRMVSVGLTFNFGKPPEQQSRRTGPDEQQQGETIRVR; encoded by the coding sequence ATGAAATCGGCTCTCCTTCTCCCTGCGTTGCTGCTGTGCGGCGCGCTCCCGCAAGCACTGACGGCCCAGGACCTCCCGCAGGTCGGCGGACCGGGCCGCATCACCGGTACCGTGGTCGACGCCGACTCGACTCCCCTCGCCGGCGTCACCATCACGCTCCGAAGCGCTGAGGACTCCACCGTGGTCACGGGTGTGCTGACCGAAGCCAGTGGCGGCTTCGTCCTGGAATCGCTGCCCCTCGGTGATTACCGCATTCGCGTCAGCTTCATCGGGTTCAAGTCCCGGAACAGTGAAACGATTTCGCTGACTGCAGCCTCGAGCACGGCCGACCTGGGCACGATCGACCTGGAGGTGAGCGCTGTCGCACTCGACGCCGTTGTCGCAGAGGCGGAACGCTCGGGTGTCATCATCGAGGCGGATCGCACGATCTACGGCACCGCTGCGATGCCGGTCGCTGAGACAGGCACGGGCATCGACGTGCTGCGCGCGGTCCCGGAGCTCGAGATCGACGTCGACAACAACGTGAAGCTGCGTGGCAATCGTCCGGTCGCGATCCACATCAACGGCCGGCCCGCGCCGCTGCGCGGCGAGCAGCTCGCCAACTTTCTCGAGCAGCTTCCCGGCAATCGCATCGAGCGCGTCGAGGTGATGCCGAACCCTTCGGCACGTCATGATCCGGAGGGCATGGGCGGCATCGTCAACATCGTGCTGCAGGACGACCTGGACCTGGGTCTCAGCGGCAGCCTCTCCGCGAACGCATCGACACGCAACCGGCAGTTCCTGAGCGGGCGGCTCAACTACCAGCGCGGTGGCCTCACGCTCTTCGCCGGCGGTGGCGTGAACCGCTACGGCATGGAGTACACGTCCTACGATCGCCGCGAGAACCTGCTGGCGGATCCGATTACGGTCGTCGAACAGAATGCGACGCGGGACAATCGCTCACGCGGCTGGAACCTCGACTGGACGGCGGAGCTGAAGGTCGGTGCGCAGGCGACACTGTGGTCCAACGCATGGATGTACAGCAGCAGCGGCAGCGGCGGCGGCGTGACCGGCTACGACATCTTCAACGAGGGCCACGTCGAGCTGGAACGCTACGACCGGCTCTCCGACGAGAGCCAGGGCTGGCACAGCTACAACATCGGCGCCGGCTTCAAGCAGGTGTTCGAGCAGCAGAAGCGCGAGCTGACCATCGACGCACGCTGGACCAATGGTGGGCACGAGAGCGAGATCTTCATGACCCGCCACATGCACGTGCAGAACGGTGAGCCGGCGGACCTGACCGACGAGATCACGGACAACGACCAGGACGTCGGCGACGGGCAGCTCTCCATTCAGGCCGATTACTTTGCACCGCTCTTCGGCGGCCGCGTCGATCTGGGCTACAAGGCCTGGCAGCGAACGCAGAACGGCGACAACCTGCTGCGCATCTACGCATCGCCCGACGACGACGTCCCCTCTACGCGCGCAGCGTCAGGCTTCGACTTCGAGGAGATCTTCCATTCACTGTACTGGACGTGGGCACGCACGTTCGGGCAGTTCGGCATCCAGGGAGGGCTGCGTGCAGAGCGCGCCGAGACGGAGTTCCTTTCGCTCGTGACCGGTGACGAGTTCGACCGTCCCTACAACACGCTCTTCCCCAGTGCGAACCTGTCCTGGACGCCGAAGCCCGGGCGCACGCTCCGACTGCTCTACTCGAAGCGGATCAACCGGCCGCACCCCTACTACCTCGATCCCGCAGTTCCCGTGACCGATCCGCTGAACCGCTACGCGGGCAATCCAAACCTGCGCCCGAGCCACACGCAGTCGATCACACTCGACGGCAGCATCACCGGCAGGCTCGGCACGCTGCGCATCGCGCCGTATTACCGCTACTCGACGGACGTCTGGGAGCGCATCCGGACGGTGGATGAGGAGGGCGTCGCAACGTCCCGCTGGGAGAACGCAGCGTCGAGCAAGGCGTACGGCTCCAGCTTCACCATCTCGCTGCCGCCCTCCGGTCGCGTGACCGGTTCGACGTCGTTCAGCGTCTACCGCGACGAGCGCGACGGCAGCAACATCGCCGGGCAGCATCGCCGCGCCGCGTTCCTCTGGTCGCTCGGCGGCAATGTCGGCGTGAAGATCCGCGAGTCTCTCACCTCGCAGATGTACGCGAACTACTTCCCGCAGCAGTCGATCCTGCAGGGACGCGCGTCCGGTTACCTGTTCACGTCGATCTCGCTGCGCCAGCAGATGTTCGGCAACAAGGGCAGCATATCGCTCAGCGTGAGCGATCCGCTCAACCTCTACAGCTACGACAGCTCCACGCGGGATGCCACGCACGTCCAGGTCAGCCGCTCGAGCTTCAGCTCCCGGATGGTGAGCGTCGGCCTCACGTTCAACTTCGGCAAGCCGCCCGAACAGCAGAGCCGCAGGACCGGCCCGGACGAACAGCAGCAGGGGGAAACGATCCGGGTGCGTTGA
- a CDS encoding M14 family metallopeptidase, protein MMRLRHLHTRVLLSAALLCSAAPVHAQNDYYFPAGETFDPSVPSPAEFLGYDIGDWHTRHDRIVAYMQELARVSPRATYQSIGTTYEQRAMPVLTVTSPENHARLEQIRQEHLRAIDPAQPYPGAGERPAIVHLGYNVHGNEPSSAEAAMLTAYWLVAGQSPEVQRYLREGVYHVEPSLNPDGRDRHAHWANMHRAEPPVSDPADREHNEVWPGGRTNHYWFDLNRDWLPLENPESRARIEFHHAWRPNVVTDYHEMGTSSSYFFEPSEPHGSWNPLLPEEIYTDITLDFARYWAGALDEIGSFYFTKEVYDNTYPGYGSTYPKFLGGLGLVFEQASSRGHVQQSSHHGELTFAFTIRNHVRTSLATVRAAIDQRARMHDYQRRFFESALDEAAEFPVRAYVFGHPHDASRNREFLDLLLRHRIQVYALGDEIRADGNVFRPGSAWIVPTRQPLYRMVRTIFERTSEYADSLFYDASTWTVSLAYGMPDAAVRGGYDAGAQVTAVPEAAGAGTVPRSSYAYVLDWSDYYAPRALYAMLSQNVRADVAFEPFTVLTNEGERTYPRGSIVVPVERQSADAAALHDIVRTAAADAGVRFQAVASGYVVAGPDLGSRSFRPVTLPRLLMPIGEGLSANEAGQLWHLLDTKMAMPVTKVDPGDWDRIDLNDYDVLVLVSGNHGYIDGERLEALRRWIRAGGTLVATRTATQWAVRNGLAPNTTLADEEAVDSTLTRRDFADAVEIEGAQEIGGSIWLADLDTTHPLAFGYHDRRLAVWRDHELFFEPSENRYSTVAQLTAEPHLSGYISAANLERLRNSPSVLVDRLGRGTVVLLIDNPNFRGYWLGTNRLFLNALLFGSLITVP, encoded by the coding sequence ATGATGCGACTGCGGCACCTGCACACCCGCGTACTCCTGAGCGCTGCCCTGCTGTGCAGTGCGGCGCCGGTTCACGCGCAGAACGACTACTACTTCCCGGCCGGCGAGACCTTCGATCCGTCGGTTCCGAGTCCTGCGGAATTCCTCGGTTACGACATCGGCGACTGGCACACGCGGCACGACCGCATCGTCGCGTACATGCAGGAGCTGGCGCGTGTATCGCCGCGCGCTACCTACCAGTCGATCGGCACCACGTACGAGCAGCGTGCGATGCCGGTGCTGACCGTGACGTCGCCCGAGAATCACGCGCGACTGGAGCAGATCCGGCAGGAACACCTGCGCGCGATCGATCCGGCCCAGCCGTATCCCGGTGCGGGAGAGCGACCGGCGATCGTGCACCTCGGCTACAACGTGCATGGCAATGAGCCGTCGTCCGCGGAGGCGGCCATGCTCACTGCGTACTGGCTGGTCGCGGGACAGTCGCCGGAGGTGCAGCGCTACCTGCGTGAAGGCGTGTACCACGTGGAGCCGTCGCTCAACCCGGACGGCCGCGACCGGCATGCGCACTGGGCGAACATGCACCGTGCGGAGCCACCGGTCTCCGACCCGGCCGACCGTGAGCACAACGAGGTGTGGCCGGGCGGCCGTACGAACCACTACTGGTTCGATCTCAACCGGGACTGGCTGCCGCTGGAGAACCCGGAGAGCCGCGCACGCATCGAGTTCCACCACGCGTGGCGCCCCAACGTGGTCACGGACTATCACGAGATGGGCACCAGCAGCAGCTACTTCTTCGAGCCGAGCGAACCGCACGGGTCGTGGAACCCGCTGCTGCCGGAGGAAATCTACACGGACATCACGCTCGACTTCGCGCGCTACTGGGCAGGCGCGCTGGACGAAATCGGCTCGTTCTACTTCACCAAGGAAGTCTACGACAACACGTATCCGGGCTACGGCTCTACCTACCCGAAGTTCCTGGGTGGGCTCGGACTCGTCTTCGAGCAGGCCAGCTCGCGCGGACACGTGCAGCAGAGCAGCCACCACGGCGAGCTGACGTTTGCCTTCACGATCCGCAATCACGTACGGACCAGTCTCGCGACCGTGCGCGCGGCAATCGATCAGCGTGCGCGCATGCACGACTACCAGCGCAGGTTCTTCGAGTCAGCGCTGGACGAGGCGGCGGAGTTCCCGGTCCGGGCATACGTCTTCGGCCATCCGCACGACGCATCCCGCAACCGTGAGTTCCTCGACCTGCTGCTGCGCCATCGCATCCAGGTCTACGCCCTGGGAGACGAGATTCGTGCCGACGGCAACGTCTTCAGGCCCGGCTCCGCATGGATCGTCCCGACGCGCCAGCCGCTGTACCGCATGGTGCGCACGATCTTCGAGCGCACCAGCGAATACGCGGACAGCCTGTTCTACGATGCATCCACCTGGACCGTCAGCCTCGCCTACGGCATGCCCGACGCCGCCGTGCGCGGAGGGTACGACGCGGGAGCACAGGTGACGGCGGTGCCCGAAGCCGCCGGTGCCGGCACCGTGCCCCGCAGCAGCTACGCGTATGTGCTCGACTGGAGTGACTACTACGCGCCGCGCGCACTCTACGCGATGCTCTCACAGAACGTTCGTGCGGACGTCGCCTTCGAGCCATTCACGGTTCTGACCAACGAGGGTGAGCGGACGTATCCACGCGGTTCGATCGTCGTGCCCGTCGAGCGGCAGAGTGCCGACGCTGCCGCACTGCACGACATCGTACGCACCGCGGCCGCGGACGCCGGCGTGCGCTTCCAGGCCGTCGCAAGCGGCTACGTCGTGGCGGGCCCTGACCTCGGCAGCCGCAGCTTCCGTCCGGTCACACTGCCCCGCCTCCTGATGCCGATCGGTGAGGGTCTCTCCGCCAACGAGGCAGGCCAGCTCTGGCATCTGCTGGATACCAAGATGGCAATGCCGGTGACGAAGGTGGATCCGGGCGACTGGGACCGGATCGATCTGAACGACTACGACGTCCTGGTGCTCGTCTCGGGCAATCACGGGTACATCGACGGCGAACGGCTGGAGGCGCTGCGCCGCTGGATCCGCGCAGGCGGAACACTGGTCGCCACCCGCACAGCCACCCAGTGGGCCGTGCGCAACGGACTGGCGCCGAACACGACGCTGGCGGACGAGGAGGCGGTCGACAGCACCCTCACGCGCCGCGACTTCGCCGATGCCGTCGAGATCGAGGGCGCGCAGGAAATCGGCGGGTCCATCTGGCTGGCCGACCTCGACACCACGCACCCGCTCGCATTCGGCTACCACGATCGGCGCCTCGCGGTCTGGCGCGACCACGAGCTGTTCTTCGAGCCGAGTGAGAACCGGTACAGCACCGTCGCACAGCTCACGGCAGAGCCGCACCTGAGCGGCTACATCTCCGCTGCCAACCTCGAGCGATTGCGCAACTCACCCTCGGTCCTCGTCGACCGGCTCGGCCGCGGCACCGTGGTGCTGCTGATCGACAACCCGAATTTCAGAGGATACTGGCTGGGGACCAACCGGCTGTTCCTGAATGCGCTGCTGTTCGGTTCGTTGATCACCGTTCCCTAG
- the metE gene encoding 5-methyltetrahydropteroyltriglutamate--homocysteine S-methyltransferase encodes MAQSANLGFPRIGADRELKHAIEAYWAGRLPAHDLHETARRLRAAHWGMQQDAGIALIPSNDFSLYDHVLDTAMLVGAVPERYGRAGGSDALATYFALARGVQTGGRDVAALALTKWFDTNYHYIVPELGPETRLCLSATRPFDAFSEALALGVRTRPVLLGPVSFLLLSRSTDSSFDPLERLLDPLVEIYGEVIRRLGELGAEWIQVDEPCLVQDRTPAELAALERAYSRLADHAGSARLLVQTYFGDVGAAYPVLARLPVAGIGLDFTRGDNLALLTRHGLPADRILSAGIVDGRNVWINDLESSLGKLDAITAHVAPDRLILAPSCSLLHVPLDAGRETALDPELRSWLAFARQKLDEVATLTRAVNEGRAAIDDELARNRTILRTRAASARTRDPEVRVRTAQLDPAGAARDVAYGERRTLQQARLALPALPTTVVGSFPQHAEVRAARRRYHAGEIGAEEYERFLQKEVERAVQVQEAAGIDVPAHGEFERGDMVEYFAERFDGYAFTRHGWVQSFGTRCVKPPILFGDVRRPAPVTVAWWQYAQSLTNRPMKAILTGPVTLLQWSFVRDDQPRSDTCVQLALAVRDEVLDLERAGAAVIQVDEPALREGMPLRHEQAAGYLAWAVGCFRLATGGVRSDTQIQTHMCYSEFNGIMDAIEQLDADVLLIENARSNEALLEVFRERGYPRDIGPGVYDIHSPRVPSADEMAARLQASLRVLPATHVWVTPDCGLKTRTYEDVEPALANMVRAARTVRAACISRNEPPLSGAAQEAVRGGVASETGWALYLQRFSALLEE; translated from the coding sequence ATGGCGCAGTCGGCAAATCTCGGGTTTCCGCGCATCGGCGCGGACCGCGAGCTGAAGCACGCGATCGAGGCGTACTGGGCGGGACGCCTGCCCGCACACGATCTTCACGAGACGGCCCGCCGGCTGCGCGCCGCGCACTGGGGCATGCAGCAGGATGCGGGCATCGCGCTGATCCCGTCCAACGACTTCTCCCTCTACGACCACGTGCTCGACACGGCAATGCTCGTCGGTGCCGTTCCGGAGCGCTACGGTCGCGCAGGCGGCAGCGATGCGCTTGCGACGTACTTCGCACTCGCGCGCGGGGTGCAGACGGGAGGGCGCGACGTCGCCGCGCTCGCGCTGACGAAGTGGTTCGACACGAACTACCACTACATCGTGCCCGAGCTGGGGCCGGAAACGCGCCTGTGCCTGTCCGCCACCAGGCCGTTCGACGCATTCAGCGAAGCGCTCGCGCTCGGCGTCCGCACCCGGCCTGTGCTGCTCGGTCCCGTCAGCTTCCTGCTGCTGAGCCGATCGACCGACTCGTCTTTCGACCCCCTCGAGCGGCTGCTCGATCCTCTCGTCGAGATCTATGGTGAAGTGATCCGTCGCCTGGGCGAGCTGGGCGCGGAGTGGATCCAGGTGGACGAGCCGTGCCTCGTGCAGGATCGCACGCCCGCCGAGCTGGCCGCGCTGGAGCGCGCCTACTCCAGGCTCGCCGATCACGCCGGCAGCGCCCGCCTGCTCGTGCAGACGTACTTTGGCGACGTCGGCGCGGCGTACCCCGTGCTCGCCCGCCTGCCGGTGGCGGGCATCGGCCTCGACTTCACGCGCGGCGACAACCTCGCTCTGCTGACGCGGCACGGTCTGCCGGCGGACCGCATCCTTTCCGCCGGCATCGTGGACGGCCGCAATGTCTGGATCAACGACCTGGAATCCTCGCTCGGGAAGCTGGACGCGATCACCGCGCACGTCGCGCCGGACCGGCTGATCCTCGCGCCGTCCTGCTCGCTCCTGCACGTACCGCTGGACGCCGGTCGCGAGACTGCACTGGACCCGGAGCTGCGGTCGTGGCTCGCATTCGCGCGCCAGAAGCTGGACGAGGTCGCCACGCTCACGCGCGCGGTCAATGAGGGGCGTGCGGCGATCGACGACGAGCTCGCGCGGAACCGAACGATCCTGCGTACGCGCGCCGCGTCCGCCCGCACACGGGATCCGGAGGTGCGTGTGCGCACCGCGCAGCTGGATCCGGCGGGCGCTGCACGCGACGTCGCATACGGCGAGCGCCGTACTCTGCAGCAGGCCCGGCTCGCGCTGCCAGCGCTGCCGACCACGGTCGTCGGCTCTTTCCCGCAACACGCGGAGGTGCGTGCGGCGCGGCGGCGCTACCACGCAGGCGAGATCGGAGCGGAAGAGTACGAACGCTTCCTGCAGAAGGAGGTCGAACGCGCGGTCCAGGTGCAGGAGGCAGCGGGCATCGACGTGCCCGCACATGGCGAGTTCGAGCGCGGCGACATGGTCGAGTACTTCGCGGAGCGATTCGACGGCTACGCATTCACGCGGCACGGCTGGGTGCAGTCGTTCGGCACGCGCTGCGTCAAGCCCCCCATCCTCTTCGGAGACGTGCGGCGGCCTGCACCAGTCACCGTCGCATGGTGGCAGTACGCGCAGTCGCTCACGAACAGGCCGATGAAGGCGATCCTGACCGGACCCGTGACGCTGCTGCAATGGTCGTTCGTGCGCGACGACCAGCCGCGCAGCGATACCTGCGTTCAGCTCGCACTCGCCGTGCGCGACGAGGTGCTCGACCTCGAGCGCGCCGGCGCTGCCGTCATCCAGGTCGACGAGCCCGCACTGCGCGAAGGCATGCCGCTCCGCCACGAACAGGCCGCGGGCTACCTCGCCTGGGCCGTGGGCTGCTTCCGCCTCGCGACCGGCGGCGTCCGGTCGGACACGCAGATCCAGACGCACATGTGCTACTCGGAGTTCAACGGGATCATGGACGCGATCGAGCAGCTCGACGCCGACGTGCTGCTCATCGAGAACGCACGATCGAACGAGGCGCTGCTCGAAGTATTCCGCGAGCGCGGCTACCCGCGCGATATCGGACCGGGCGTGTACGACATCCACTCGCCACGCGTACCATCGGCAGATGAAATGGCTGCACGGCTCCAGGCTTCACTGCGCGTGCTGCCGGCCACGCACGTCTGGGTGACGCCGGACTGCGGGCTCAAGACGCGCACGTACGAGGACGTGGAGCCCGCGCTCGCGAACATGGTGCGCGCCGCGCGCACGGTGCGAGCCGCGTGTATCTCGCGGAATGAACCCCCTCTGAGCGGTGCAGCGCAGGAGGCAGTGCGCGGCGGTGTCGCATCCGAGACGGGCTGGGCGCTGTACCTGCAGCGATTCAGCGCGCTGCTGGAGGAGTGA
- a CDS encoding Spy/CpxP family protein refolding chaperone encodes MRARSLRPAAALIPFATLAVALPAAAQQHPMPAEAPAMQQCMDMMGGPPAALLLEHREALSLSADQVSRLEAISDRTQAIGAEHMQPVRAAHMRAVELLRADSPDFDEYEDALEEAAEHMVEAHVAVVRASVEARQVLTAEQRATLQTLRPMHAMPPGADAAAMPRMPARPDSAGPPRMDAGQPRAGMSDMQHMHQMMMMHCMMMGAEGHQGGHDG; translated from the coding sequence ATGAGAGCACGTTCACTCAGACCGGCTGCCGCACTCATCCCGTTCGCGACCCTCGCCGTTGCACTGCCCGCCGCGGCACAGCAGCACCCGATGCCGGCGGAGGCGCCGGCGATGCAGCAGTGCATGGACATGATGGGCGGGCCGCCAGCGGCGCTGCTGCTCGAGCACCGCGAAGCGCTGTCGCTTTCCGCAGACCAGGTCAGCCGGCTCGAGGCGATCAGCGACCGGACGCAGGCGATCGGCGCCGAGCACATGCAGCCGGTGCGTGCTGCGCACATGCGAGCCGTCGAGCTGCTGCGCGCAGACTCTCCCGACTTCGACGAGTACGAGGACGCGCTCGAGGAAGCCGCGGAGCACATGGTGGAGGCGCACGTCGCGGTCGTGCGAGCCAGTGTCGAGGCACGGCAGGTCCTGACGGCCGAGCAGCGCGCTACGCTCCAGACACTGCGCCCGATGCACGCGATGCCGCCCGGCGCAGACGCCGCCGCAATGCCGCGCATGCCCGCACGCCCCGATAGCGCCGGCCCGCCGCGCATGGATGCGGGACAGCCGCGCGCCGGCATGAGTGACATGCAGCACATGCATCAGATGATGATGATGCACTGCATGATGATGGGCGCGGAGGGGCACCAGGGCGGTCACGACGGGTGA